Proteins from a single region of Hordeum vulgare subsp. vulgare chromosome 6H, MorexV3_pseudomolecules_assembly, whole genome shotgun sequence:
- the LOC123405049 gene encoding mitochondrial substrate carrier family protein B-like encodes MSFSGKDDSIYDKPSMLMRSPPLDMKTTRYYKGIFHTLSTICKEESGRGLYKCLGATLFLHGVGPGIAINFYVYESLRSHWQMERPNDSIVVVSLFSGSLSGIAASTATFPLDLVKRRMQLHGAAGTSQIEKSSITGTIRQILQKEGPRGFYRGIVPEYPKVVPSVGIAFMTYEVLKSMLSSIDGDDEN; translated from the exons ATGAGCTTCAGTGGCAAAGACGACTCGATCTACGACAAGCCAAGCATGCTCATGCGCTCACCTCCTCTAGACATG AAAACCACCAGGTATTACAAGGGCATCTTTCATACGTTGTCCACAATTTGTAAGGAAGAGAGTGGCAGAGGATTGTATAAATGCCTTGGGGCCACATTATTT TTACACGGAGTTGGACCGGGTATAGCAATCAACTTTTATGTATATGAATCCTTGAGGTCTCATTGGCAAATGGAAAG GCCGAATGATTCCATTGTTGTTGTGAGCTTGTTTTCTGGGAGTCTATCTGGTATTGCGGCGTCGACAG CTACATTTCCCCTTGATCTTGTAAAGCGACGTATGCAACTACACGGGGCGGCTGGGACATCGCAAATCGAAAAATCAAGCATAACTGGAACCATCCGCCAAATCCTTCAAAAGGAAGGTCCTCGTGGCTTCTATCGAGGCATAGTCCCTGAGTACCCGAAGGTTGTTCCTAGCGTTGGGATCGCGTTCATGACCTACGAGGTACTGAAGAGCATGCTCTCCAGCATTGATGGGGATGATGAGAATTAA
- the LOC123402043 gene encoding calponin homology domain-containing protein DDB_G0272472, which produces MELSAAFEERVRQMEDARNHCMSILQAEKEIQAAKSRLLAAKVAAARRLERRRLLLERRAADLASRALAARADIDAAHARRLVVARDISSTNGEIEEAQRKAEEWDRFYESKRKEMEEFRAMSQQFEVKTRQEVQRLKASVSQLQASLQELQSSGLHSDHAGIGAAEARKAKLMAKKAKLDENLAAARQFRALLRQQLQKAFASQVRDQKASQN; this is translated from the coding sequence ATGGAGCTCTCGGCTGCTTTCGAGGAGCGCGTCCGGCAGATGGAGGACGCCCGCAACCACTGCATGTCCATCCTCCAGGCCGAGAAGGAGATTCAGGCCGCCAAGTCCCGCCTCCTAGCCGCCAAagtcgccgccgcccgccgcctcgaacgccgccgcctcctcctcgagcGCCGCGCCGCGGACCTCGCCTCCCGCGCCCTAGCCGCCCGCGCCGACATCGACGCCGCCCACGCGCGCCGCCTCGTCGTCGCCCGCGACATCAGCTCGACCAACGGCGAGATCGAGGAGGCGCAGCGGAAGGCGGAGGAGTGGGACCGCTTCTACGAGTCCAagaggaaggagatggaggagttcCGGGCAATGTCGCAGCAATTCGAGGTAAAAACTCGTCAGGAAGTGCAGAGGCTCAAGGCCTCTGTATCTCAACTGCAGGCCTCCCTGCAAGAGCTGCAGAGCAGCGGGTTGCACTCCGACCACGCCGGGATCGGGGCTGCGGAAGCCAGGAAGGCCAAACTCATGGCCAAGAAGGCCAAGCTGGACGAGAACCTGGCTGCTGCCCGACAGTTCAGAGCGCTGCTTCGGCAACAGCTCCAGAAAGCCTTCGCATCACAGGTTAGGGATCAAAAGGCATCACAAAACTGA